The genomic DNA ATGACGCTCAAATGTGATCTTCAGTACGGCAAAGGGGATGCTGAGTACAAGCTTACCCGTGTTGGAGTCAAAGGTGTACGCAAACCCATCCTCGTCCAGAGGGAGGGAATTAACGGTACGCTCAACCATATCCTGAACTGCAGCATCGACATCTATGTCGACTTGCCCGGGGACCAGAAAGGCTCCCATATGTCAAGGAACGTAGAGGTACTGAACGAGATCGTGGAGGAGTCCGTCAAGAAACCCATCACGGCCATCGAGGATGTGGCCGCAGACATCTGCAGGAAGCTCATGGTCCACCACGAGTATGCGAAAGAGGGTGAGGTTCACATCGAGGCAGAATACTTCCGTGCATCCAAGACGCCTCTTGGGAAGGATACATTCGAGTCGTATACGCTCCTGTCAGGAGGACATATCGAGCGTGACGGGGAGATCACGAAGATGGTCGGAGTCGAGGTCATAGGGATGACCGCATGTCCCTGCGGACAGCAGACGGTCACCGAGATGCTGGAGATTCAGAGCGAGCATCCTGTTATGACTCACAACCAGAGGAATGTGGTCACTCTGATGGTTTATCTGCCCGAGGACAGGTCTGTGGAAGCCAACGATCTGATCGACCTTGTGGAAGCATCCTTCTCGTCGCCAACATACGAGCTTCTGAAGAGGCCGGACGAGGGACAGGTCATCATCAATGCACACTCCAACACGAAGTTCGTGGAGGACGTCGTCAGAGCCGTTCTGGACAACTTCGTCAAGAAATATCCTGACCTTCCGGATGATGTGTTTGTAGACGTCATCAGCGATTCAGAGGAATCCATCCACAAGCACGACGCATTCGCAGAGAGGGAAGCGACACTTGGCGAGCTCCGTCAGGAGAACCAGTGAGCATCTCTCAAAAACTGATTATTGATATAATTATAAAATGGGAGGGGGGCAGGATCACTCCTGTCCTTCCTCATATTCATCAAGTTTCTCATCCAGTACCGATATGTCGGAAACATAAACGTCCGGAGGACATTCAAGATCATCCAGACATCCAACCCAATAAACGACAAGTCCGGGTCCGAACAGTTGGGTATAGGGGATCAGCTGTTTTCTGGAGTTGTACTTGAACTCGGTGTTGTCCCCGAAGGATGCCTTGCTCTCTACCCAGCAAATCTTGTGACCCTTGTAAACCATGGGGCGGTCCAGAAGGCAGTCGGGGGTCTTGGTGAACTCCACATCGCTGTCCCTGAGGTCGTTCTCCGTACGGTAGGTGACGCCCTGGCCATCAAGCCATTGGTGGGCAAGGTCCTCGCCCCAGATGCCTCTCTCCCTCTGCCTGTCGTTGGCGGCGGGCGAGTATACGATATCGTTCTCTATGGCCTCACGGATCTCATCCGCGACCTCGGGACTCTCCAACGAATCGGGGTCGTTGATGGCCGCCCAGAAGTCCTTCTTGGATGTCCCGTCCTCTAAGAAGATAAACATCGCCGTGAGAATCGGAGGGAATCTGTACTTGTTCGACAGGTCCATGATCGTCTTCCCCTTATGCCACTCTTTGAGCATGCGGGGGGTGTTCTGCTTTACGATGTAGAACCTCTTCTTCACTTCCCTGCTGGTCTTCTGTGTGTAGAGTGTGTCCAGCAGCCTGTCGTCGTACCGGCCTTTATGGGCTTCGATATCGGCGGGTGTCCTCAGGCTGTTGTACAGTTCCTTGTACTCTGCATACTCCACGGTATCACTGTGCGAGGTTTCTGCAGAGGTCTTCCACTGCAGAGATGACGACGTCCTTTACCATGGATGTAGGCGGGCAGTAGGCGTTCTCGGAGCGGACGAGGAAGTCCTCAGCGGTTATTCCGTTGATGACGGCGGACGTCAGCCAATCGATACGGCCGGTCGCTTCCTCTCCTGCGATGATCTGAGCTCCGATGATCCTGTGGGATGTCCTGTCTGCGAGGACCTTGACGATGAGTTCCTTTCCGCCAGGATAGTACCTTGCACGGGTGAGACCCTTCGCCTTTCCTTCTGCGACATCGACACCATACCAAGATGCGAGCCCCTGTGAGAGTCCAGTACCGGCGATCTGCTTCTCGCCGATGAAGCTGACCCATGGGCTGGCGACCGGTCCGAAGAGCTTCTTGTCCTTGCAGACGGCGTTGTTTCCTGCCACGGCTCCCTGCTTGACTGCGGTGGATCCGAGTTGACTCATGGTCGCTCCGTTCATGACGGCAGATTCGCACTGCACCAGATCTCCGGCCACATAGATATCGGGGACGAGTCTGCCCCTCTTATAAGGCTGGAGTGTGGGTGCTACGATCACGGCGTTGAGCTGTCCGATATCGAATCCCAAGGCCTTGGGGATGTCGAGGTTGGCACGGACGCCGGTCGCGAATATCATGACCTCGCAGGGGTACTCCTTGCCATCCGCTGTGACGCTGGTGACTTTGTCCGTACCGTTGACTGCTTGGATGGGGGCTTTCATCACGAATTTGATTCCCATATCCTCGAGGTGCTTCTGGATGTCGTCGGCCATGTCCTTGTCCGCGATACGGGGGATGACTTGATTCATCATCTCGACGACGGTGACGTCCTTCCCCATATCCTTGAATGCCACAGCGAGCTCGAGTCCGATGACGCCTGCTCCTCCGATGACGACATTCTTCGCATCTTTCAGTGCTTTCTGGATGTTCTTTCCGTCCCTGACCGTCCTCACGATGAAGACGTTCTTCAGGTTGGTGCCTTCGATAGGTGGAACGAATACCTTTCCTCCGGTTGCGATCACAAGTGAGTCGTATGCGTATGCTTTTCCGCCTGCTGTGACGGTCTTGGCAGCATCATCCACGGATTCGACAGCAGTCTTTGTGAACACCTTTATCCCGCGCTCCTTCTCGTAGAAGTCGGGGGTGTGCATGACTATGTCGGTCCAATTGCTCTTCCCCTCGATACCCCACGGGATAGCGCAAGGGGAGTATGCGACATCTTCGTCTTCTGTGAAGACCGTGATCTCGCATTCAGGGTCTTTCGCCCTGGCGGTAGAGGCCGCTGTCATTCCTGCGGCTCCTGAACCGATTACAATGATTTTCTTAGCCATTAGGCTCCTCCGTTTTTCCGTAATCTCCGGCTATATAATAACTATTTGAAAGGGGGATTTTTTGTCCACTGATTTCATCGGTTTGACGCTTGATTCAGGTCGAAAAAGGTTATAACATACACGGGCATACTAAGCGCAGGTACCCAGATGAAAGAGAAGAGATCACCGTCGGAGCTAGAAGCCTGTTGGAAAGAGGGCGATATGGCCGGCGGAGAGAAGGTGAGGGCGATGGTCATGATCATGCGCACCAACGGTTGCTGTTGGGTGAAGCATGGGGGTTGCACCATGTGCGGATACAGGGAAGCCTCGCTGATGAATGTCACGCCCGACGATCTCTTGAAGCAGCTGGAGCAGGCCAAGGGCAAATACAAGGACGAGCCGTTCGTCAAGATGTACACCTCGGGAAGCTTCCTAGATGATAACGAGGTGCCCCCGCAGGTCCGCGAGACCATCTTCGATACTTTCAAGGACTGTAAGCGTCTCCTCTTCGAGAGCCGTCCCGAGTTCATCACACCGGATGTTGTCGGCAGTCTTCCGAAGAACATCACAGTTGCCCTGGGATTGGAGAGTTCCGACCCCGAGGTGCTCAGGACATCGGTCCATAAGGGATTCACGCCGGATGACATCAAGCGCGCGGGCGAGCTCCTGAAGGATAACGGTCTGGGGGTCAGGACGTACCTTCTCCTGAAGCCTCCTTTCATGACAGAGAGGATGGCGATCGAGGACTCTGTGAATTCTGCCAGGTTCGCCGATCACTTCTCGGATGAGATATCTGTCAACCCTCTAAACGTTCAGAGGGCGACCTATGTGGAGCGTCTTTGGAAGAGAGGGGAGTTCAGATCCCCATGGATCTGGTCGCTCATCGAGGTCTTCAAACAGCTTCACGGTACCGTCAACGCACGCCTCATGTCCTCACCTTCGGGAGGGGGAGCGATGAGGGGCGTCCATAACTGCGGAGAGTGCGATCAAAGGGCACTCGATGCGATAGAGAAATTCAGTTACTCGCAGGACATCAAGGATTTGAATGTGACCTGCAAATGCATCTCCAAATGGGAGGCGTACATGAGGTCCGAGACCATTCTCGGGTCACCCGCCGACCTTGAAAGGGATTTCGAAAACGAGTTAGTTCTTAGGATGTGAAATGGATGGATTACGACATCAAGAAAGGATGGTTTAAGAACATCGAAGGAGACAAGCTGGCACAGTTGATGGAAGAGACCTTTGGAAACGTCAAGAAGGACGGGGACAAGTTCGTATCATCCTACGGTGTCATGGAGACGATCGAGGTCACAGTGATCAGCAAGGACAAGATGGACATCACAACGAAGAACATCCCCGATGCTAAGAACTGTTCCGACGATGAGATCCTCGACAGCAAGAAGAAGCTCAACGTCTTTGCAGAGAAGGCTACCGGATTCAACGCCAAGGCCCGTATGAAGAGGGCCCAGAAGAAGGCGAAGGACGGAGAGCTGTAAACTTTCACGCCCTCGCTCTCTTATTATTATAGACGCGAGGGCAACTTTATATATAACCTATCTATACGACATTTTGGATTGGACAAAATAGTGTCCGACCAGACGCACCGGGCAATGCGGTTGCATCCCACGTCTGCTTCGTATGCAAATGCTTCTGGAAGCGAATATGGCGTCACGGTCGGAGCATTAAGACGTTCGTCTGATAAATCGCGAGGTTAGCGAAGAGACCCTCGCAGGTATGTGAAAATATGCCACAAAGAAGACGTCCACAGAAAGGATCTAGGGCATTCGGCCCTAGGAAGAGAGCGCAGTCTCAAACACCGAGGCTTGACTCTTGGCCCGAGATCAGCGGAGCCCCTAAAATCCAGGGCTTTGCCGGATACAAGGCAGGAATGACACACGCGTTCGTCGTTGACAAGCGCGGAAAGAGCACCACCTCCGGAATGGAGATTCAGGTGCCCGTGACAGTCGTTGAGATTCCCCCGATGAAGATCGCGGCAGTCAGATTCTACGAGAGCAGCATCGTCGGTCTTAAGACAGCAGGAGAGGTCTGGGCAAAGGACCTCGACCCGCTTCTCGACAGGCGCCTCAACGTACCCAAGAACCACGAGGAAGCGACTTTTGCAAGGTATGACGGACTGGACATCGAGGATGTCCGTGTACTCGCCTACACCCAGCCCAAGATCGTCTCCGGAGTACCCAAAAAGGTACCCGACCTCATGGAGCTCAGGATCGGAGGAGGAACCATCGATGAGAGGGTAGCATACGCAAAGCAGATACTCGGTACCGAGGTCAACTTCACTGACTTCGCCCCTGAGGGAGCACTTGTCGATGTCATCGCAGTGACCAAGGGTAAGGGATTCCAGGGAGTTACCAAGAGGTGGGGAGTCAAGCTCCTGTCTCACAGGAACAGCAAGCACCGCCGCGGAATCGGTAACCTCGGTCCTAAGAGACCCGGATACGTCAGATCGACAGTTCCCGGATCCGGACAGATGGGATACCACCAGAGAACCGAGTTCAACAAGAAAGTCGTCAAGGTCGGTACCGACGGCGCAGAGGTAACCCCCAAGGGAGGATTCCTCAACTACGGAGAGGTTAGGAACAACTACATCCTCGTTCACGGCTCCGTACCCGGACCCACCAAGAGGCTCATCAGATTCAGAGATGCAACCAGGCTTCCCAAGAAGGCCGAGACCGAGGCATTGGATGTTACCTATGTCTCCGTCGAATCAAAGCAGGGGGCATGAGTAAATGGCAACCACAAATGTTTATGGAGTAAACGGTGGAGTCGCTGGAACCGTCGAGGTCCCCGAAGCGTTCGCTACCCCCTACAGGCCTGACATCATCAAGAAAGCGGTCCTGGCTGCAGCAGCAAACGGCAGACAGCCCTACGGACCCGGAGCAAGGTCTGGAATGAGGCACGCGGTCAGTTTCCGCGGAAAGGGAACCGGATCTGCACGTAACCAGAGGATCCACGGACTCGGAAAGGCCGGAGAGTCACCCAACAACGTATCTGGAAGGAGGGCACACCCGCCACTCCCCGAGAGGATTTGGGCTCAGAAGGTCAACAAGAAAGAAGCAAAGATAGCACGCGCATCCGCACTCGCAGCAACAGGCTGTGCGGACTGTGTCAAGGCACGCGGCCACCAGTTCGACGACAACGTGTCCTTCCCCATCGTCATCGAGGATTCACTCAACGACGTCAAGGAGACATCCGCAGTCATCGACCTCTTCGAGAAGATCGGAATCGGCTACGACCTCGACCGTGCAAAGGAAGGACGCAAGATCCGTGCAGGAAGGGGAACAATGAGGAACAGAAAGTACCGCACCCCCGTCTCCGTATTGGTCGTCGTCGCTGACGACGAGAGGAACGCACCCATCTTCAAGAGCGCAGCGAACATCCCCGGAGTAACCGTTGAGGAAGTCAAGACACTCAATACCAGCATCCTTGCACCCGGAGGAGACGCAGGAAGGCTCACTGTCTACACCAAGGCAGCCATCGACGCTATCGGAGGTTGGACACAATGAAGCAGAGTGATGTTCTCATCAGGCCGTTCGTCACTGAGAAGTCGACGAACCACATGACCGGAACCCCTACACAGGACTTCAAGGACGGAAACAAGATCGAGTTCATCGTCAACAGGAATGCTGACAAGCAGATGATCAAGACCGTCTTCGAAGAGCGTTTCGAAGTCAAAGTAGACAAAGTCTGGACAAGAATCCAGAAGGACGGAAAGCACGCCATCATCAAGCTCGCAGACGGATACTCTGCAGAGGATGTTGGTATGAGAGTCGGAGTCTTCTGAGGTGAGTGATTATGGGAAAAAGATTGATACCAATGAGAAGGGGTCGCGGAACCTCTTTGTACCGCTCACCCAGCCACAGGCACGTTGACGACGTCAGGCTCCCCGCATTCAGCGAGGGAACCGCGGTCATCAAGGACCTGATTCAGGCACCCGGAAGGACATGCCCTCTCGCTGTCCTCGATGTGAACGGAAAGACTGACTACCAGCTGGCGGTCGAGGGAACCAAGGTCGGACAGACAATCGTCATCGGCGGAACCCAGGTCGCAGCAGGAAACATCACAGCACTCGCGAACATCCCTGAGGGAACCCCCGTGCACAACGTCGAGGCAAGGCCCGGCGACGGTGGAAAGTTCGTGAAGACCGCCGGATCCTCCGGAACAGTCGTTTCGAGGGGAGACAAGGTCATGGTCCTCATGCCCTCTGGAGCCATCAAAGAGTTCAGCCCCAACTGCCGTGCCGCAATCGGTATCGTAGCTGGTGGCGGAAGGGGAGACAAGCCCCTTGCGAAAGCAGGTAAGAACGTTCTGACACTCAGGTCCAGGTCCAAGGCACCCTTCAAGACGAAGGGAGTCGCAATGAACCCTGTCGACCACCCCCACGGAGGAGGTAGCCACGCCCACGTCGGAGGACCCAACTGTCAGAAGAGAACAGCATCGCCTGGTCAGAAGGTAGGATTCCTGCCTCCTAAGAAGAAAATAAGGATGTGATTGCAATGGGAAAGAAGATTATTGCAGGATCGGCAAAAGCCTCGAGGAGGAAGTCCAGGAAGAAGGCATCGGCAATCCAGGCACGCAGGAAGAAGGAGTTCCTGTTCCGCGGATTCACGATGGAAGAGCTTCTCGCAATGCCTTTCGATGAGGTTCTCGGACTTCTGCCCGCTAGGGCCAGAAGGACATACCTCCGCGGCCTCAACTACGAGCAGCAGCTTCTGTTCGACAACCTGAAGGATGCAACCGCACCCGTCAGGACACACCGCAGGGATTTGCCTATCATACCCCAGTTCGTGGGAAAGACCGTCAGTGTATACAACGGTCGTGAGTTCAAAGACGTAGAGATCAAGCCCGAGATGATCGGTTGTTTCATCGGAGAGTTCGTCCAGACAAGGAAACTTCCAGTGCACTCCGGACCCGGAGTCGGTGCAACCAGGTCGTCCAAGTTCATGCCGTTGAAGTGAGGTGTCAGATATGGTAAATTCAGGATATACTGCAGTAGCTGACCCCGACACGACCGCAAAGGCACTCGGAAGGGAGATGCCCGTCTCCCCCAAGTTCGCCCGCGAGGTCGCCGGAATGATACGCGGAATGAAGGTCGAGACCGCACAGCAGGCTCTCGAGGAAGTGATCGAGAAGAAGAGGCCCGTTCCCCTTAAGAGATACAATAAGAGAGTATCTCACAAGGCAGGAGTCGGACCCGGAAGATACCCCGTGAAGGCGGCAAAGGCAATCCTCGGAGTGCTCGACAGCGCAGCAGCGAACGCCGAGTACAAGGGATTGGACGTCTCCAACATGGCCATCGCGACGATATCCGTCTCCAGAGGACGCGTCATCCCCGGACACATGCCCAGGGCACACGGACGTGCAACCGAGTGGAACCAGGATACCATCAACGTGGAAGTCATCATCCAGGAGGTTGAGTGAAATGGCAGCAGAGAGAAAGATCGTTGCCGAGCACGTACGCAGGGTCCTGCTCAAGGAGTACCTCATGAAAGAGGTAAGCCGCGCAGGATTCGGAGGACTCGACGTCCAGAGGACACCCATGGGAACCCGTGTAATCCTCACGACAGAGAGGCCCGGGCTCGTCATCGGAAGGCGCGGTCAGACCATCAAGAATCTGACCCAGGTAATTGAGGAGCAGTTCGGCTTCGACAACCCTCAGATCGAGGTCCAGGAAGTCGAGAACGCAAGCCTCAACGCACAGATAATGGCTGAGAAGCTGGCCTTCTCCCTTGAGAGGGGATGGCACTTCCGCAGAGCAGGACACTCCACGGTCCGCAGGATCATGGATGCCGGAGCTCGCGGATGCTACATCATCGTGGCAGGAAAGCTCTCCGGTCAGAGGCACAGAACCGAGAAGTTCAAAGAGGGTAACATCAAGTTCTGCGGAGACACCAAGGCCCAGTTCATCGAGCACGGCTATGCCGTTGCAAAGCTGAAGATGGGAGTCATCGGAGTCACCGTCGAGATCATGGTGAAGGACGCGAAGATGCCCGCTGACATCACAGTCTTGAACAAGACTGAGGCAGCAGCGGTCCTTCCCGACCTCTTCGCCGCACCCAAGGTCGAGGCCCCTGTCGAGGCCGAGACGACCGAGGAGGTGCAGTGATATGGCAGCCCTTAAAACAGCAGACATCAGGAACATGTCCGTCGAGGAGCGCAACCAGAAACTGAAGGAGCTCCGCGACGAACTGATGCACGAGAGGGGAGTCTCCGCTATGGGAGGTGCACCCTCGAGTCCAGGAGCCATCAAGGCTCTCAGGCTCAACATCGCTCGCATCCTGACCGTCCAGAAGGAGGAGGAAAAGATCTGATGGCTGAGATTTGCTCAGTATGTGGATTGCCTAAGGAGCTGTGCATGTGCGAGGAGATCGCACGTGAGCAGCAGACTGTAAGGATCTCGGTCGACAGCCGCAGGTACGGAAAGATGGTCACAGTCATCGACGGGATCGATGAGAATGACATCGACATCGCGGACCTGGCAAAACAGCTGAAGAACAAATGCGCCGCCGGCGGAACATACAAGGACGGACGCATCGAACTCCAGGGGGATCACAAGAAAAGGGTGAAAGCCGTCCTGGAGGAAATGGGATTCCGCACAGAGGTAAGATGAGAGATAATATCTTCATGAGGACTGAATTCATCGGTCTGGACGTGGAAGTGCTGTCTACACCATACTCGGGAATAACCGGTAAGGTGGTCGACGAGACCAAAAACACGTTTACCATCGATTCGGCCGGAACTGAGAGAATGGTACCCAAGCCAGGCAATGAGTTCAGATTCACGTATGAAGGCAAAACAATCGACATCATCGGATCAAGGATAGTTTACCGACCAGAGGACAGAATCAAAAAGGTTAGGTGAATAATATGACAGCAAAAATCAAGGACATCGGAATCGACGTCGTCCCTCCAACT from Thermoplasmata archaeon includes the following:
- a CDS encoding 30S ribosomal protein S3, which encodes MAAERKIVAEHVRRVLLKEYLMKEVSRAGFGGLDVQRTPMGTRVILTTERPGLVIGRRGQTIKNLTQVIEEQFGFDNPQIEVQEVENASLNAQIMAEKLAFSLERGWHFRRAGHSTVRRIMDAGARGCYIIVAGKLSGQRHRTEKFKEGNIKFCGDTKAQFIEHGYAVAKLKMGVIGVTVEIMVKDAKMPADITVLNKTEAAAVLPDLFAAPKVEAPVEAETTEEVQ
- a CDS encoding TIGR01210 family radical SAM protein, encoding MKEKRSPSELEACWKEGDMAGGEKVRAMVMIMRTNGCCWVKHGGCTMCGYREASLMNVTPDDLLKQLEQAKGKYKDEPFVKMYTSGSFLDDNEVPPQVRETIFDTFKDCKRLLFESRPEFITPDVVGSLPKNITVALGLESSDPEVLRTSVHKGFTPDDIKRAGELLKDNGLGVRTYLLLKPPFMTERMAIEDSVNSARFADHFSDEISVNPLNVQRATYVERLWKRGEFRSPWIWSLIEVFKQLHGTVNARLMSSPSGGGAMRGVHNCGECDQRALDAIEKFSYSQDIKDLNVTCKCISKWEAYMRSETILGSPADLERDFENELVLRM
- a CDS encoding 50S ribosomal protein L3 — its product is MPQRRRPQKGSRAFGPRKRAQSQTPRLDSWPEISGAPKIQGFAGYKAGMTHAFVVDKRGKSTTSGMEIQVPVTVVEIPPMKIAAVRFYESSIVGLKTAGEVWAKDLDPLLDRRLNVPKNHEEATFARYDGLDIEDVRVLAYTQPKIVSGVPKKVPDLMELRIGGGTIDERVAYAKQILGTEVNFTDFAPEGALVDVIAVTKGKGFQGVTKRWGVKLLSHRNSKHRRGIGNLGPKRPGYVRSTVPGSGQMGYHQRTEFNKKVVKVGTDGAEVTPKGGFLNYGEVRNNYILVHGSVPGPTKRLIRFRDATRLPKKAETEALDVTYVSVESKQGA
- a CDS encoding 30S ribosomal protein S19; this translates as MGKKIIAGSAKASRRKSRKKASAIQARRKKEFLFRGFTMEELLAMPFDEVLGLLPARARRTYLRGLNYEQQLLFDNLKDATAPVRTHRRDLPIIPQFVGKTVSVYNGREFKDVEIKPEMIGCFIGEFVQTRKLPVHSGPGVGATRSSKFMPLK
- a CDS encoding ribonuclease P protein subunit, yielding MRDNIFMRTEFIGLDVEVLSTPYSGITGKVVDETKNTFTIDSAGTERMVPKPGNEFRFTYEGKTIDIIGSRIVYRPEDRIKKVR
- a CDS encoding 50S ribosomal protein L22, translating into MVNSGYTAVADPDTTAKALGREMPVSPKFAREVAGMIRGMKVETAQQALEEVIEKKRPVPLKRYNKRVSHKAGVGPGRYPVKAAKAILGVLDSAAANAEYKGLDVSNMAIATISVSRGRVIPGHMPRAHGRATEWNQDTINVEVIIQEVE
- a CDS encoding GTP cyclohydrolase I FolE2 → MTLKCDLQYGKGDAEYKLTRVGVKGVRKPILVQREGINGTLNHILNCSIDIYVDLPGDQKGSHMSRNVEVLNEIVEESVKKPITAIEDVAADICRKLMVHHEYAKEGEVHIEAEYFRASKTPLGKDTFESYTLLSGGHIERDGEITKMVGVEVIGMTACPCGQQTVTEMLEIQSEHPVMTHNQRNVVTLMVYLPEDRSVEANDLIDLVEASFSSPTYELLKRPDEGQVIINAHSNTKFVEDVVRAVLDNFVKKYPDLPDDVFVDVISDSEESIHKHDAFAEREATLGELRQENQ
- the yciH gene encoding stress response translation initiation inhibitor YciH, yielding MAEICSVCGLPKELCMCEEIAREQQTVRISVDSRRYGKMVTVIDGIDENDIDIADLAKQLKNKCAAGGTYKDGRIELQGDHKKRVKAVLEEMGFRTEVR
- a CDS encoding 50S ribosomal protein L2 — protein: MGKRLIPMRRGRGTSLYRSPSHRHVDDVRLPAFSEGTAVIKDLIQAPGRTCPLAVLDVNGKTDYQLAVEGTKVGQTIVIGGTQVAAGNITALANIPEGTPVHNVEARPGDGGKFVKTAGSSGTVVSRGDKVMVLMPSGAIKEFSPNCRAAIGIVAGGGRGDKPLAKAGKNVLTLRSRSKAPFKTKGVAMNPVDHPHGGGSHAHVGGPNCQKRTASPGQKVGFLPPKKKIRM
- the rpmC gene encoding 50S ribosomal protein L29; amino-acid sequence: MAALKTADIRNMSVEERNQKLKELRDELMHERGVSAMGGAPSSPGAIKALRLNIARILTVQKEEEKI
- a CDS encoding 50S ribosomal protein L4 codes for the protein MATTNVYGVNGGVAGTVEVPEAFATPYRPDIIKKAVLAAAANGRQPYGPGARSGMRHAVSFRGKGTGSARNQRIHGLGKAGESPNNVSGRRAHPPLPERIWAQKVNKKEAKIARASALAATGCADCVKARGHQFDDNVSFPIVIEDSLNDVKETSAVIDLFEKIGIGYDLDRAKEGRKIRAGRGTMRNRKYRTPVSVLVVVADDERNAPIFKSAANIPGVTVEEVKTLNTSILAPGGDAGRLTVYTKAAIDAIGGWTQ
- a CDS encoding NAD(P)H-nitrite reductase; its protein translation is MAKKIIVIGSGAAGMTAASTARAKDPECEITVFTEDEDVAYSPCAIPWGIEGKSNWTDIVMHTPDFYEKERGIKVFTKTAVESVDDAAKTVTAGGKAYAYDSLVIATGGKVFVPPIEGTNLKNVFIVRTVRDGKNIQKALKDAKNVVIGGAGVIGLELAVAFKDMGKDVTVVEMMNQVIPRIADKDMADDIQKHLEDMGIKFVMKAPIQAVNGTDKVTSVTADGKEYPCEVMIFATGVRANLDIPKALGFDIGQLNAVIVAPTLQPYKRGRLVPDIYVAGDLVQCESAVMNGATMSQLGSTAVKQGAVAGNNAVCKDKKLFGPVASPWVSFIGEKQIAGTGLSQGLASWYGVDVAEGKAKGLTRARYYPGGKELIVKVLADRTSHRIIGAQIIAGEEATGRIDWLTSAVINGITAEDFLVRSENAYCPPTSMVKDVVISAVEDLCRNLAQ
- the rplW gene encoding 50S ribosomal protein L23; its protein translation is MKQSDVLIRPFVTEKSTNHMTGTPTQDFKDGNKIEFIVNRNADKQMIKTVFEERFEVKVDKVWTRIQKDGKHAIIKLADGYSAEDVGMRVGVF